Sequence from the Nymphaea colorata isolate Beijing-Zhang1983 chromosome 9, ASM883128v2, whole genome shotgun sequence genome:
tagtgtttcatgaatttgatttAACTTTTGATATAAATTCATGGAATGGTCAGAGATTGTTGTTTGAATGGTCAAATAATTTCTATGATGAGATAAAGAAACTTTTCCTGTTTATCTTTTCTTACTCGTCAATTTCAAAAAGCAACAAGTATGGAAGTCATTCTCACCATCTGTTTGATTGCCTTGTGCAATGAATTCGACCTTTTACTTTTACTGGCTTTGAGACGCCCGACCTCCATGCCCTCTCTGTCTCAACTCACACACGCAATGAACAGCTAGGCTGACTTGGGCGCCGCTGCAAACAGGACAGCTATACACATGTTGACACACGCTCCGCGACCCCTCTTCAACTCAAGTATACACCTTTACAGCAAGTCCAAGCCATATAAAATAATCCCCCAATTATACTTTGTCAACAAACATTATTAACTGGCATACCAATTCTTTCATATGGATCAACATTCTTCTGACTCCAAACAAAACCCAACAGCAACGGAGGcccccttttttatttcttaatcactcAACTTTATATCCCAACATGATATTGATATATAAAGTTGTCGTtgtcttcccttcttttctctctctctctaaaaggtGAGCCCCcacctttataaaaaaaacaagaccaTGAGGAAAAGAAACACGCGGGTAAGCCCACCCCACCGTACTTCCCGCCTCCTGTGTGAACAAAATCTAAAGGGGGGCGGGCTCGCTCGCGATCAACTTCCGTACCTCACAGATGAGCTAGCTCCCCACTACTCTAACCTTATCTGCTAAACCGCTAACGGCTAATCATTCCGGTGGACATATTATATAATTCTATGGTTCACATCCGTCGGCCTCACAGTAACAAAGGTTTTGCCTGATTggaacataataaaatattgtgaGGCAACAAATCAATTTAGGTATGTTCATGTAGACAGCCAAATGTGTAATAAAACAATTTATCTGTGTTCATGTGGGCAACTGTCACACATATGGCTCTGCCGCCTATAGCTACTCAATTCaggttataaaaaaaaatccacaattGGTTTGAACAGTGAGTCCCACAGAGGGAGGTGATTTCAGATCAGCTTCTTTTAAAAGCAGTCAtgtaacccaaaaaaaaaaaaaaaaaaggaagagatgcACGCTTTTCCCAAAACCAGGGGAGGAGGCCGTGGAGTGGAAGTGCGGATCCGAACGTCCGGTTTTGTTGGTATGTTGTTACGAAAAGGAGGAGGGGCCCGCACGTTGTAATTGTCACGTGAGACGCGGTACCGCGGAAAGCCAACCCAAACGGTCTCTCTTACCTGTCTAACCGTGTTGGGTCCTACCCGCCTGCCTTCCAACTGTCAGGTCACCCTCCGAAGTCCAAGTGGGCTCCCCACCCCCGTGCACTTCACTCGCCGATCATGATATTATTTTCTGATATGCTCATCGATTAAACTGAGCCCTAAACAGACTCAAATTTAACAGCAAACGGCTCCCGTCCATGTCATGGAGAGAGCAGCTGACTATGGAGAAATGGACTCGTCGAGACTCCAAGTCCAGTAGGTGGGTCGCTTTCCGGGGGGATATTTCCCCGTCCGTTCGGAGTCAGTCACATGTAgagggaagggagggagggaagcTCGGTCCAGCCCATTCGATGCACTCCAGCTGTTTGACTGCCGGGGGGCGTTGAATAGAcgccttccttttttttaaaatccaaacaAGTCCAGGTCAACCAAACCATCTCCGTCACCCCCCACTTGACCACCGCCGGACCTCCGTCACCGGAACTCCCCCACCACAACTCACACGCTGTTCCTCTGTTTCCGGACGGAAGAAAAATCGCCGGGGGCCCCGCAGGTCGTCATCCAGTCCGGAGAGAATTTtggtgcttttgttttttttcttcaccagAACGCGTGGCCCATCTGCCACATCAGCGGATATGGTGACGTGTCGTCTCCAGCTGGATGTGAATCAGCCTATTGAATGCCGAGAAGCGCCCGTCCAGGCTGGTGACCTAAGAGAGAAACCGTGTGTGCTGGGCCCCCACGACTGAGGAACCCAAAACTATAAAGCCCCCGCCACTTCCCTCACTCCCCTCTCGACCAACACCTCCCCAACTTTACTTCCCCTCCAACTCAATTCTCAGCTTACTCCTCCTCTTCACTTCACTGCTCTCCTACCAATCGTTCTCTAATCCTGCAGATGACGGACTACTCCAACTTTCCGGCGCAGGGCTTCCCCTTCCTCTGCGGCACCACCGACAACAAGCTGTGCCTCGAAAACGCCCAGGGCTCGCCCCTTTCCGACACCGGCGAGCTGCCACCCAAACGCAGAGCTGGCCGCAAGAAGTTCCGCGAGACCAGGCACCCCGTCTACCGTGGCGTTCGACGCCGTAACGGTGGGAAATGGGTGTGCGAGGTGCGTGAGCCCAACAAGAAGACGAGGATATGGCTCGGGACGTACCCGACGCCGGAGATGGCGGCGAGGGCACACGACGTTGCGGCCCTCGCGCTCAGGGGGCGGTCTGCTTGCCTCAACTTCAAGGACTCCGCCTGGCTGCTCCCTTCTCCCCCCTCCTCCAGTGCGAAGGACATTAGGCGGACGGCGATGGAGGCAGCCGAGAGGTTCCGGCCCAAGGAGATGGAAGGCGTGGAGGGAGAGCAGGCGGAAGGGGCCGGTGGAGCCAATCCGGCGGCGGCGTCTGCGGGGGCGGCGACGGGCGGCGGCCGGGACAGCGTCTTCTTCATGGACGACGAAGCGGTGTTCGGGATGCCGAGCCTGCTGGACAGCATGGCGGAAGGGATGCTTCTCTCGCCTCCCTCGTGTGGGTCCCCCTTCGATGACATGGAAGACGACGACGCAGACGTCCAGCTCTGGAGCTACTCCATCTGACCGAGTCGCTCCGATCAAAGGCCAAAAGGACGTCCCGGGTCGGCATTTTATCGCCCTCGCCCGCCCTCGACTCTTCTTGTCTAAGAAGTATTCGGAGTTTGTGTGATGAGAGAAAGCTcggtaggttttttttttttttttttaattttccttctgAATTTTGGTTCgttttttgtgttctttggCCAAGAACCGTTGGGCAGAGTActgaactcttgaccttcttcaagTCGAAGGTCTTAAGTCCAAGACTCTAGCAAGCGGGACGGTGTGTTCTTCTTGGGCAAAATCAGTGAAAGTGTACTTATTAAGCCTGTAAATTTGCAAGGTGCAACTATTATTGTACATATACCAAAATAACAGTTGCTTTACATTGAAAGATGATCTCCACAAGTTCCTCCCTTTTCATAATTTACATTATAAACAAAAATGGCAAGGCCAAATTAGTTAAACAGAAGCCTTCTCCGCGCAGATTTCGATAATTCTGCAGCCGGAGCAATTGTACGCTTGTCGACATTCTGTGACGGTGAAGCAATGCCGGCATCCTTGATGGGTATGATTTGATCAGAAGAGCTTAGCCTCTTTGTTGATCGGAAGTACTCGGTGATGCTGCGCTGTGCGGTTC
This genomic interval carries:
- the LOC116260824 gene encoding dehydration-responsive element-binding protein 1D — protein: MTDYSNFPAQGFPFLCGTTDNKLCLENAQGSPLSDTGELPPKRRAGRKKFRETRHPVYRGVRRRNGGKWVCEVREPNKKTRIWLGTYPTPEMAARAHDVAALALRGRSACLNFKDSAWLLPSPPSSSAKDIRRTAMEAAERFRPKEMEGVEGEQAEGAGGANPAAASAGAATGGGRDSVFFMDDEAVFGMPSLLDSMAEGMLLSPPSCGSPFDDMEDDDADVQLWSYSI